From the Clostridium putrefaciens genome, one window contains:
- the rplJ gene encoding 50S ribosomal protein L10, whose protein sequence is MNKNRQLKEAKVSEIKEKLEKAQSVILSDYQGLTVEEDTELRQKLRASGVEYKVYKNKLVTLAAKELGLEGITEFLEGPVSIAFGYEDVTVPARILSDFAKTHKKIELKAGIVQGDIYDAEKVKQLAAIPPKEVLIAKLLGSFKAPLSNLAYVLNAIKEDKENQAAE, encoded by the coding sequence GTGAATAAGAATAGGCAATTAAAAGAAGCTAAAGTTTCTGAAATAAAAGAGAAATTAGAAAAAGCACAATCGGTGATACTTTCTGACTATCAAGGACTTACAGTTGAAGAAGATACAGAACTTAGACAAAAGTTAAGAGCTTCTGGAGTAGAATACAAAGTTTACAAAAACAAGTTAGTTACTCTTGCAGCAAAGGAATTAGGATTAGAAGGAATAACAGAATTCTTAGAAGGTCCTGTATCCATAGCTTTTGGGTATGAAGATGTAACTGTTCCAGCTAGAATACTTAGTGATTTTGCTAAGACACATAAAAAGATAGAATTAAAAGCTGGTATTGTTCAAGGTGATATATATGACGCTGAGAAAGTTAAACAACTTGCAGCAATACCACCAAAAGAAGTTCTTATTGCAAAACTTCTTGGAAGTTTCAAGGCTCCTTTATCAAATTTAGCATACGTGTTAAATGCAATTAAAGAAGACAAAGAAAATCAAGCAGCAGAGTAA
- the rplA gene encoding 50S ribosomal protein L1, with product MGKNYIESSKLIDRNALYTPKEAVDLTLKTAKAKFDETIELHVRLGVDPRHADQQVRGAVVLPHGTGKQVRVLVFAKGEKANEAKAAGAEFVGAEDLLEKIQKENWFDYDVVVATPDMMGVVGRLGRVLGPKGLMPNPKSGTVTFDVQKAVQEIKAGKVEYRVDKTSIVHVPVGKKSFGNEKLAENFHALMEALVKAKPSAAKGQYIKSVSVSSTMGPGVKVNPTKVLE from the coding sequence ATAGGAAAGAACTATATAGAGAGTTCAAAACTTATAGATAGAAACGCTTTATACACACCAAAGGAAGCTGTAGATTTGACTTTAAAAACAGCTAAAGCAAAATTTGATGAGACAATAGAATTACACGTAAGACTTGGAGTAGATCCAAGACATGCTGACCAACAAGTAAGAGGTGCGGTAGTACTTCCACACGGAACTGGTAAGCAAGTTAGAGTTTTAGTTTTCGCTAAGGGTGAAAAAGCTAATGAAGCTAAGGCTGCTGGTGCAGAATTTGTAGGAGCGGAAGATTTATTAGAAAAGATCCAAAAAGAAAACTGGTTTGACTATGATGTAGTTGTTGCAACTCCAGATATGATGGGTGTTGTAGGTAGATTAGGAAGAGTGCTTGGACCTAAGGGTTTAATGCCAAATCCAAAATCAGGAACAGTTACATTTGATGTTCAAAAGGCAGTTCAAGAGATTAAAGCTGGTAAAGTTGAATATAGAGTAGATAAGACTTCTATAGTTCACGTTCCAGTAGGAAAAAAATCTTTTGGAAATGAAAAGTTAGCTGAAAACTTCCACGCGTTGATGGAAGCTTTAGTAAAAGCAAAACCATCAGCAGCAAAGGGACAATATATTAAATCAGTATCAGTTTCCAGCACAATGGGACCTGGAGTAAAAGTAAATCCAACAAAAGTATTAGAATAA
- the rplL gene encoding 50S ribosomal protein L7/L12 translates to MTREEIIQAIKDMSVLELNELVKSCEEEFGVSAAAPAAAAGGAPAAAAEEKTEFDVILASVGSEKIKVIKAVREITGLGLKEAKEVVDGAPKAIKEGVSKEEAEEIKTKLSAVGATIEVK, encoded by the coding sequence ATGACAAGAGAAGAAATAATTCAAGCTATAAAAGATATGAGTGTATTAGAATTAAACGAGTTAGTTAAATCTTGTGAAGAGGAATTTGGAGTTAGCGCAGCAGCTCCAGCAGCAGCAGCAGGTGGAGCACCAGCAGCAGCAGCAGAAGAAAAAACTGAATTTGATGTAATACTAGCAAGTGTTGGATCAGAAAAAATCAAAGTTATAAAAGCAGTTAGAGAAATAACAGGACTTGGCTTAAAAGAAGCTAAAGAAGTTGTAGATGGAGCTCCTAAAGCAATAAAAGAAGGCGTTTCAAAAGAAGAAGCAGAAGAAATCAAGACTAAACTTTCAGCAGTTGGAGCTACAATAGAAGTTAAGTAG